One Salmo salar chromosome ssa01, Ssal_v3.1, whole genome shotgun sequence DNA window includes the following coding sequences:
- the LOC106610821 gene encoding LOW QUALITY PROTEIN: tumor necrosis factor alpha-induced protein 3 (The sequence of the model RefSeq protein was modified relative to this genomic sequence to represent the inferred CDS: deleted 1 base in 1 codon), with product MSQGQNFLPKFLFVSNLLKAVKIRERVPNDVVKPAGRESLMHHLRGMHRYTLEMISMSQFPQAFQQVIQAAILDRAMQSSLEQEKKLNWCREVKKMVPLRTNGDGNCLLHAASQYMLGVQDTDLVLRKALHSVLKETETGNFRTRFQTELLQSQEFTQTGLHYSTMNWEEEWEKIIKMASPVSSSNGLQFDSLEDMHIFILSNILRRPIIVIADQVLRSMRSCSSFSPLNVGGIYLPLHWPPRECYKYPIVLGYDSQHFAPLITIKDSGPEIRAVPLINPGRGGFEELHVHFLMEKEQTQKERLLKDYLMLMEIPVIGLGYDTTRIINAARLDEGNLPEDMNLMEDYLQLVNHEYKRWQEDKDQLWAAPHPHRPPPFSVSQLSLIEIRCATPRCTFYVSVDTQPHCHECFEKRQGQPNGRIEAAPTKGGSQACEPGCSSRVRPSPPGRLAVLSSPLSVALPRSASCRYSETHAMKCKMPGCVFTRSKEHNGLCERCFNSRQNAPGRCGMCHQEAFRIFNGLCPPCFQSTGTVRGEEPQPSAAAASSGSLWTQPPPRESEYSGRPCKRSGCQFFGTQQKRGFCTICYLDYQTNHLATLPPPAPIQTRHASEAGFQNASRCQGPGCGAEGNTMLECFFNDKSSMVNQNASRAPGAHSPPLVMRTAKPEPDRPRQTQTQVTCRWNGCSNFFPGCTDLCQECRATRGQRESRRERAGAPKETMKQSCKAQGCDHYANIEKQGFCNECDHFKQVYRG from the exons ATGTCCCAGGGACAGAATTTCCTGCCCAAGTTCCTCTTTGTGAGTAACCTGCTGAAAGCGGTCAAGATCCGGGAGCGGGTGCCCAACGATGTGGTGAAGCCGGCGGGCAGGGAAAGCCTGATGCACCACCTGCGGGGCATGCACCGCTACACCCTGGAGATGATCAGCATGAGCCAGTTCCCTCAGGCCTTCCAACAGGTCATCCAGGCAGCCATCTTGGACAGGGCCATGCAGAGCTCCCTAGAGCAGGAGAAGAAGCTCAACTGGTGCCGCGAGGTCAAGAAAATGGTACCACTGAGGACCAATG gagatGGGAACTGTCTTCTCCATGCTGCCTCTCAGTACATGCTGGGGGTGCAGGACACAGACCTGGTCCTGAGGAAGGCCCTACACAGTGTGCTCAAGGAGACTGAAACAGGCAACTTTAGAACCCGTTTCCAGACAGAGCTACTGCAGTCTCAGGAGTTCACCCAGACTGGCCTGCATTACAGCACCATG AATtgggaggaggaatgggagaaaatcaTCAAGATGGCATCGCCTGTGTCCAGCAGCAACGGGCTGCAGTTTGACTCCCTGGAGGACATGCACATCTTTATCCTCTCCAACATCCTCCGCAGGCCCATCATCGTCATCGCAG ACCAGGTGCTGCGCAGCATGAGGTCctgctcctccttctctcccctcaacGTGGGGGGCATCTACCTTCCTCTGCACTGGCCTCCAAGGGAATGCTACAAGTACCCCATAGTGCTCGGCTACGACTCCCAGCACTTTGCTCCCCTCATCACCATCAAAGACAGTGGCCCAG AGATCCGAGCAGTGCCGCTGATCAACCCGGGCCGCGGGGGCTTCGAGGAGCTCCACGTGCACTTCTTGATGGAGAAGGAGCAAACTCAGAAGGAGAGGCTTCTGAAGGACTACCTAATGCTGATGGAGATCCCTGTCATTGGACTGGGCTACGATACCACACGCATCATCAATGCTGCCAG GCTGGATGAAGGGAACCTGCCTGAGGACATGAACCTGATGGAGGACTACCTCCAGTTGGTCAACCACGAGTACAAGCGCTGGCAGGAGGACAAGGACCAACTGTGGGCCGCCCCCCACCCCCATAGACCA CCCCCCTTCTCCGTGTCTCAATTGTCCCTCATCGAGATCCGATGTGCCACACCACGGTGCACCTTCTACGTCTCCGTGGACACCCAGCCACACTGCCACGAGTGCTTTGAGAAACGCCAGGGCCAGCCCAACGGGAGGATAGAGGCTGCCCCTACAAAAGGCGGTAGTCAGGCTTGTGAGCCGGGGTGTAGTAGTAGAGTACGGCCCAGCCCCCCCGGCCGTCTGGCGGTGTTATCCAGCCCGCTCTCCGTCGCTCTACCGCGCTCGGCGTCCTGCCGTTACAGCGAAACCCACGCCATGAAGTGCAAGATGCCTGGCTGCGTTTTCACCCGCAGCAAGGAGCACAATGGTCTGTGTGAACGCTGCTTTAACAGCCGGCAGAATGCACCAGGGAGGTGCGGCATGTGCCACCAGGAGGCCTTCAGGATATTTAACGGACTGTGCCCCCCGTGTTTCCAGAGTACTGGCACAGTGCGGGGCGAGGAGCCCCAGCCGTCGGCAGCAGCGGCCTCTTCTGGGTCGTTATGGACCCAGCCCCCGCCCAGGGAATCTGAGTACTCGGGCCGGCCCTGTAAGAGGTCGGGATGCCAGTTCTTTGGAACTCAACAGAAGCGTGGATTCTGCACCATCTGCTATTTGGACTATCAGACCAACCACT TAGCgacccttcctcctcctgctccaatCCAGACTCGCCACGCGTCGGAGGCAGGCTTCCAAAATGCTTCGCGCTGTCAGGGCCCGGGGTGTGGGGCTGAAGGCAATACCATGCTGGAGTGCTTCTTTAACGATAAGAGCTCCATGGTGAACCAGAATGCTAGCAGGGCTCCCGGTGCCCACTCCCCTCCACTGGTCATG CGAACTGCTAAACCAGAAccagacagacccagacagacccagacccagGTCACGTGCAGGTGGAATGGCTGCAGTAACTTCTTCCCTGGCTGCACAGACCTGTGTCAGGAGTGCCGGGCCAcgcgggggcagagagagagccgCAGGGAGAGGGCAGGGGCACCTAAGGAAACGATGAAGCAGAGCTGTAAAGCCCAAGGCTGTGACCACTATGCCAACATAGAGAAGCAAGGCTTCTGTAACGAATGTGACCACTTTAAGCAGGTCTACAGGGGGTGA